The window GATCGTCGCGCTCGTGCTCAGTGCCGCGATGATCGTGATCTATTTCGGCTTCATGGGGCTGTTCGCGTTCGACAAGCCGCTGCTCGGCACCATCCTGGTGCCCGGCCTGTCGCTCTGCATTGTGCTCGGCCCGCTCGTCATCATCTCCTCCTTCGCGCTCTGCCTGGTCTACGTGCTGTGGGCGAACCGGGTGTTCGATGCCGGCATCCGCAATCTTCGCTAAGGGGCCAGATCAAGATGGGCAGCA of the Bradyrhizobium quebecense genome contains:
- a CDS encoding DUF485 domain-containing protein, producing MNVVIPGNTDPAPSVSALAKKRLIVALVLSAAMIVIYFGFMGLFAFDKPLLGTILVPGLSLCIVLGPLVIISSFALCLVYVLWANRVFDAGIRNLR